In the genome of Monodelphis domestica isolate mMonDom1 chromosome 2, mMonDom1.pri, whole genome shotgun sequence, one region contains:
- the CTBS gene encoding di-N-acetylchitobiase: MSWDDGKLPRPLRCLALALASALLLLSQPHAGLCSAPAPTVRVEVNATAEPCPCAEPALCSPVRGRRDFEVFVFDIGGKSWKSYDWSQITTVAAFGKYDPELVCFAHSKGARVVLKGDIPLKNILEPAFREAWIAKQLQLAQKQYMDGINIDIEQEVEEGSPEYDALTALVKETTEAFHREIEGSQVTFDVAWSPNCIDKRCYNYKGIADACDFLFVMSYDEQSQMWTECVAAANAPYNQTLTGYESYLKMSIDPGKLVMGVPWYGYDYPCLTLSEDHVCALPKVPFRGAPCSDAAGRQVSYKAIMEQVNRSISEVLWDTQQQAPYYNYQDAAGQFHQVWYDNPKSISLKAAFVRDRGLRGIGMWNGNCLDYSGDAVAKQQTEDMWRALEVNL; the protein is encoded by the exons ATGTCCTGGGACGACGGGAAACTACCGCGGCCTTTGAGGTGCCTGGCCCTGGCCCTAGCCTCAGCGCTGCTGCTGCTGAGCCAGCCTCACGCCGGCCTCTGCTCTGCCCCCGCCCCCACCGTCAGGGTCGAGGTCAACGCCACCGCCGAGCCCTGCCCGTGCGCAGAGCCCGCGCTCTGCAGCCCCGTGCGTGGCCGTAGAGACTTCGAG GTTTTTGTGTTCGATATTGGAGGGAAATCCTGGAAATCTTATGACTGGTCTCAGATCACAACGGTGGCAGCTTTTGGAAAATACGACCCAGAACTTGTGTGTTTTGCCCATTCAAAAGGGGCCAGGGTCGTCCTAAAAG GAGACATCCCTTTGAAGAATATCCTTGAACCTGCTTTCAGAGAAGCCTGGATAGCTAAGCAGCTCCAATTGGCTCAAAAACAATACATGGATGGAATTAATATTGACATTGAACAAGAGGTTGAAGAGGGGTCCCCTGAATATGATGCCTTGACAGCTCTTGTTAAAGAAACTACAGAAGCCTTCCATCGGGAAATCGAGGGATCCCAG GTCACTTTTGATGTCGCCTGGTCCCCAAACTGCATAGACAAGAGATGCTACAATTACAAGGGAATCGCGGATGCCTGTGACTTCCTCTTCGTGATGTCTTATGACGAACAGAGTCAGATGTGGACAGAATGTGTGGCAGCTGCCAATGCTCCCTATAACCAGACCTTAACAG gaTATGAAAGCTATCTCAAGATGAGCATCGACCCCGGCAAACTTGTCATGGGTGTTCCCTGGTATGGCTATGATTATCCCTGTTTGACTTTGTCTGAG GATCACGTGTGCGCCCTTCCCAAAGTGCCTTTCCGAGGGGCGCCATGTAGTGATGCTGCTGGCCGCCAAGTGAGCTACAAAGCGATCATGGAGCAAGTGAATAGGTCCATTTCTGAAGTCCTGTGGGATACCCAGCAGCAGGCCCCTTATTATAACTACCAG GACGCTGCTGGCCAGTTTCACCAAGTGTGGTATGATAACCCCAAGAGCATTTCTTTAAAGGCAGCATTTGTGAGGGATCGTGGCTTAAGAGGTATTGGGATGTGGAATGGCAACTGTCTGGACTATTCTGGGGATGCAGTAGCCAAACAGCAAACTGAAGACATGTGGAGAGCCCTGGAAGTCAACCTGTGA